One genomic segment of Mytilus trossulus isolate FHL-02 chromosome 4, PNRI_Mtr1.1.1.hap1, whole genome shotgun sequence includes these proteins:
- the LOC134716529 gene encoding uncharacterized protein LOC134716529, which yields MDKTAYIQEAERQLSDARFYQKLDSDPTTSFSRDITNSLVEMHADGFIDDKTLEYLKPENPKPGRFYLLPKIHKANNPGRPIVSANGHPTEKISEFVDFHLRQHVEDLPSHIKDTTDYLRKMQALNPLPSDTTLVSMDVTSLYTNIPHADGIDACKEVWNSRPVKYPPTECLVKMLTLVLKKNNFTFDGDHYLQVNGTAMGTKMAPSYANIFMGKLEKQLLETSIEKPLSWFRFIDDVDMKWNKSDEDLDTFITHANNIHPSIKFTHEKSKSKIAFLDTSSSLTEGIISTDLYSKPTDTHQYLSPKSCHPAHLTKSIPYSQALRVKRICSNTETTKRQLRKLETRLKKRGYKHRNIKKSFQKAESIPRSELLEYKVKKKSKRTPCVLTYHPSLKNSFGVIREHWKSVEKNSKLSKIFPEPPMIAFRQPSSLRNLLVRAEVSDNRSTPGECRSCGEKRCKCCLQMQHSSTFHSKATENNYKIFCNVTCKSMNVIYILECSVCGLQYVGESKQPFHKRLNGHRSDISKKPLLPVSQHFRQSDHKLDDFNRMKILVIEQNIHWSDAQRQVRESFWIKELNVHHPNGINKKY from the coding sequence ATGGATAAAACTGCCTATATTCAAGAGGCTGAACGACAACTTAGCGATGCAAGGTTCTACCAAAAACTAGACTCTGATCCTACTACATCTTTTAGCAGAGATATTACTAATAGTTTGGTAGAAATGCATGCCGATGGTTTCATCGATGACAAAACTCTTGAATATTTGAAACCAGAAAACCCAAAACCGGGCAGATTTTATCTATTACCTAAAATTCATAAGGCCAATAACCCAGGAAGACCTATAGTTTCAGCGAACGGTCATCCGACGGAAAAAATATCGGAATTTGTTGACTTCCATCTTCGTCAACATGTTGAAGACTTACCATCTCACATCAAAGATACAACCGATTATCTTAGAAAAATGCAGGCCTTAAACCCACTCCCCTCCGACACGACTCTTGTTTCCATGGATGTTACCTCCCTCTACACTAATATTCCACATGCAGATGGCATCGATGCATGCAAAGAAGTTTGGAATTCCAGACCAGTGAAATATCCACCTACTGAATGCCTGGTCAAAATGCTCACGCTGGTACTTAAGAAAAACAACTTCACTTTTGATGGAGATCATTATTTGCAAGTAAATGGAACTGCCATGGGCACCAAAATGGCTCCGTCATATGCCAACATATTTATGGGCAAATTAGAGAAACAACTCCTTGAAACTTCCATCGAAAAACCGCTTTCCTGGTTTAGATTTATAGATGATGTGGATATGAAATGGAATAAAAGCGACGAGGATTTAGACACTTTTATCACTCATGCCAACAACATACATCCAAGTATCAAATTTACTCATGAGAAGTCTAAATCCAAAATCGCCTTCCTCGATACTTCAAGTTCGCTCACAGAGGGCATCATATCTACAGATTTATATTCTAAGCCTACTGACACTCATCAATATTTGTCCCCTAAAAGTTGCCATCCTGCTCATCTTACCAAGAGCATTCCATACAGTCAGGCACTTAGAGTCAAGCGAATATGCTCCAACACAGAAACAACTAAAAGACAACTGCGTAAACTTGAAACTCGCTTGAAGAAAAGGGGCTACAAACacagaaatatcaaaaaaagCTTTCAGAAAGCGGAGTCAATTCCGAGGAGTGAACTATTGgaatacaaagttaaaaagaaaagcaaaaggACTCCATGTGTTCTAACTTATCACCCATCTCTCAAAAACAGCTTTGGTGTCATTCGTGAGCATtggaaatcagttgaaaagaatTCCAAACTGTCCAAGATTTTCCCTGAGCCTCCAATGATAGCTTTTAGGCAACCTAGTAGTCTACGGAACCTACTAGTGCGGGCTGAAGTGTCTGATAATAGAAGTACTCCTGGAGAATGTCGTTCGTGTGGAGAAAAACGCTGCAAATGCTGTTTACAGATGCAGCATTCGTCAACATTTCACAGTAAGGCAACCGAAAATAACTATaagatattttgcaatgttacctgcaaaagtatgaatgttATTTACATACTAGAATGTTCGGTTTGTGGCCTCCAATATGTTGGTGAATCAAAGCAGCCTTTCCACAAACGCCTCAATGGCCATAGGAGTGATATATCTAAGAAGCCACTTCTTCCAGTCTCTCAGCACTTCAGACAGTCAGATCACAAACTTGATGACTTTAACCGCATGAAAATTCTAGTGATTGAACAGAACATTCACTGGAGTGATGCACAGCGACAGGTTCGGGAAAGCTTTTGGATAAAGGAACTTAATGTACATCACCCAAACGGCATCAATAAGAAATactaa